The genomic segment ACCACTCTTGCGCTTTTTCGCTGCAAGCCGGCGTGAGCCCGCCAACCACTTTGGGGATAATCGCCACTTGGCTATCGGGGTTACCGGGATCTTCACGCTCAGGAGAAAACGCCAGATGAAAATCCTTGCCCGCCTTCATGCCCGATCCGCTTTCGAGAACCGCTCGTAAGTCTTCGTCCGTCGTCCCGGGATAGGTGGTTGATTCCAGAACGACCAAGGTACCTGTTTTTAGGTACGGCGCGATCGCTTTACCAGTCTCTAGAATGTAAGAAATATCGGGTTCGCGGTTCTTGCCTAGTGGGCTTGGCACACAGATCAGGACCGCGCCACACTCGGCAACACGGGAAAAATCGGTTGAAGCTGACAAACGACCCGCCGAGACCTGCTCCTCAATGGACTCCGCCGTGATGTGATGGATATACGACTTACCCGCGTTGATTGCGTCCGTTTTCGCAGGATCGATGTCTAAGCCTAGGACATCCGTTCCGCAGCGAGCGAATTGAAGTCCAAGGGGTAAACCAACGTAGCCAAGGCCAACGATGCCAAGCAGCGATTGTGTCATGAGAAAGCCAAACCGGACGATAGGATGAAGAGGAATATGCAGGATAGCGATTGAAGGGTAGTCTGATTTCCACTCGCTTCCATTGCAACACGACGAAGTTCGATCGGTGGCGAATCAATGAGCCACGAAAACGAAGCTAACGATTCTGCTGATTAACCGGATATGGTTTCAGGCGAACTCGTTCAATCGCACGCCCTGTCAGACGGCGTGATGCCAAATGCAGAGCGCGTGGGGGGGACCCACGCGATGAAGCTAACCAACAAACCGATGCAGCATCGATAAACCTATTGGAACGTTGGATCGTTGTCTCGTCCGTAGACCGCTAACACCGTTTCGAACGTTTCCGATTTGATCTGATAGTCGGGTTGCGAATCGGTGTGCCGATTGCAATGGTCAACCAACACTCGGTAAAGGAAGCGAAATAGATGCCGTGGGACGCGCAGCGATTGAAACGCTGCCAGCATTCGTTGGTAGCTCAAGTCGTCTTCAAAAAGGTCTTTGGGCTCCGGCGACTTGCCTTCTTGCGAACAGGCAATCATACGGGATCGTGCCACATCGTAGAGCGCCTCTCCCGTCCACTGAAACGCCGGAATGACATTCTGTTTGTCCAAACGCGCACGCTCATGAAACTCTCTCGTTTCCCGTTCCACTTCTCGATGTAGCTCCTGCGGCAGCATCATCTTGAAACCCATGCCGGGATGTTTGAGTAGTTTGTTATCCAACAGAGGCCAAACGAACTTTTGCATCCGCTCAGGTTTGCCGCCCGTCATATGCGGCTCATCCACTCGGTCCATCAAAACGATGATCCCGGTGTAGCCAAGATGGTTCAAGATGCCTTGAAATTTGTTAAGCAATTCGTATCGGTCGTCCGTCCGATCGAATCGCGGCAATGGTTGACTCGCTAACTCTCCGGGTGGGATCGCTTCAAGTAATTTCCGTACGGAGTTGGTTTCACGTTTACCAACTCGCATATGCTTATGAATCCCTAACGCGGCGGTTTGGCATTTGAACATGCGGATCAAGTGCGGAGCCCAACCGATGAGAAGCAAGATCGGTAGTAGCCAAAGCGTTGCTAGTGAACGGGTGGCCCCTTCGGCGACCGGCCGGGTAAACATCCACAAGACAAAAATCACGCTTAACAGCGACCAAGCAATCGCGCCATAAAACGGAATCTTGGTCTGCCAGTTCGTGTATTGCAAATGCTTACGTAGCGAGTCCCAGCGATCTTGAAAAGTCGAATCGGTCGATTGATCGTAACAGGCGGCGAGTAAAAGTAGGTCCCGCGACGATGTGCGATCGAGCGTACGGATCGAGGCGTCGTCAAGCGTTTGTTTCTTGGAATCCGAGTTTCCCTTCAAAATCCGGTCAACCAAATCGGTCACGCCAATGCACAAGATGGAGTCGACATGATCCCACAATCGCCATGCATCGAGCACTTTTTCCGGTTTCTTGGCGACTCGCCGACTCAGCCGTCCACTAAAATGATCTAGGAACGGATTGAAGTCATCGTAGCGAATGACAAATACCCGTTTGCCTGGATTCTCGTCGTTGTACCTGGTGAGATGACGATCGATTTGCAAACGCATCGCGGTTTTACCGGAGCCTTTCGGACCAAAAATGATTGAGGTCGATGGTTCCGTTGGATCGCCGTAGACTTTATCCCAAATCGGATGATAGGCATTGCGAATACAATGCTCTTTGAAGACCTGGTCGGTCTGAGCATCCTCTTCGGCAAACGGGTTGCGAACGATGCCGTGATGTTCGAGAAAAGATTGAATATTCATGCTGATTTCGTTGATGGAGTCGTCGTGTCTCTCCGAGCCACAAAATATCGCGTCTCGGAGAGACGCGGCTACTGAGCATATCGCGTCTCGGCGAGACGCGGCTACTGAACTATCGCGTCTCGGCGAGACGCGGCTACTGAACTATCGCGTCTCGGCGAGACGCGGCTACTGAACTATCGCGTCTCGGAGAGACGCGGCTACTGAGCATATCGCGTCTCGGCGAGACGCGGCTACTGAGCATATCGCGTCTCGGCGAGACGCGGCTACTGAGCATATCGCGTCTCGGTGAGACGCGGATAGTGAGCATATCGCGTCTCGGCGAGACGCGGCTACTGAACATTTTGCCAGATGAAAGCAAAATACAGTAGGGGGGCGTTGCCGAAGAGCCTTTACCTACCTCTTTGCCTCAATGATGGCGTCTAGTTCCTGTTGCAACTTCGGCAGAATTTCATCGTATCCAAACGCACCGAGTGCCTCGGTACCGCGTTTCAGATTCACTTTGGTCGGACCGCACCACAAACCAAGATCCGCGTCGTCCGTTTCTCCAGGGCCGTTGACCCGGCATCCCATCACGGCAATCGTGATCGCGTAATCCTTTGCATACTCGGTCATCTCTTTGACATTGGCAGCCAGATCGATGAACGCTTCGTTCTCCACTCGCGAGCAACTTGGGCAACTGATGATATTCAGTTTCGTGTCATCAAACACGACCACCGAGCGAACACGTCCCGCATAAATATCTTCGATGATCGATTTGCCAGCAGCAATCTCTTCGGGTTTTCGATCATTGGGAAGAGTCAGTGAAACGCGGACGGTATCGCCAATACCTTTGCCAATCAATTGCTCGAACGCGATTCGCGTTTTGACGATTCCATCGGGCGGCATCCCGGCTTCGGTGACGCCGAGGTGTAGAGGAACATCGGGCCGCCGCTGAGCAAATCGTTTGTTGACTTCGATCACGTGACGCGGATCGCTGTCTTTCAGTGAAACGACGTAGCGATCAAAGCCAAGCGAGTCGACAAACTCACAATGCTCCAGTGCGCTTTCGAGCATTGGCGTGATCGAATCACTGGGGTCGTATTTCTCTTTTTTCTCTGGATCGACGCTTCCACAGTTCACTCCGATGCGAATCGCACAATCATGCTCCTTCGCTTGGTTGATAATGAAGCCGACCTTTTCTTGCCATGATTTGTCGCGTTGATGATGATACAAATGCCCTGGGTTGTAACGTATTTTATCGACAAACGGTGCCACAAGCTGGGCTAGGCGAAAATTTTCCTGCAGATCAACGGCTAGGTTGGCCGTGGTTTGTTTGCGAATTTCAGCAAGAGCGGCAGCATCTTTTTCACTGTCAACTGCAATGCGGACCACCCCAGCACCACGAACGCGAAGGGCTTCTGATTGAGCAACCGTGGCGTCAATATCTTGCGTCTTTGTGGCTGTCATACTTTGTACAGCTATTGGGTGCCTGGAACCAATGTGTACACTTCCAATGCGAACGGGACGCGTTTCGTTTCTCTCGATAGTCATGAATGCCAATATTTTGCGTGCGTGGCGGGTTGTGTATGTTTTTAACGATTTAGACAGTGTGGCGTTTTGACTCAGCACTTCTTTTGGGTCTGAATTCGATGGCATGCGCTTCACCGACGAACTTTAATCACTGCTTCGCTAGTCGAGCGGCTTTCTTTGTCATTTGCCCCATGGCATTTTAAGTCGCTCGCTAGCCTTCATTGACAGCTTCGCTTTCTTCAAACTCTCCCAACGGTGTGCCACATCGGTAGCAGTAGCGTGCTTCATCAGGGTGATCGGACGTTTCACAGGTTTGGCAGATTCGCCGCGATTTCAGCCCGTTTACTTTGGCCCCAACAATTTCCGCACTGACAAACCCCGTGGGCACGATGATCAAACTGTAACCAAGCAGTATCAAGGCAGCGGATATAAACTTACCGATTACGGTCCTAGGCACAACATCTCCGTAGCCAACGGTTGTCATCGTCACGGTGGCCCAGTACATCGCCTGAGGAATCGACGTAAACTGCGTATCTGGTGTGACGCCGGTATCCGGGTCAACATTAAACGTCAACGTCTCGACGTGGTACATCAGCGATCCGCTAATGGTGACGGCAACCAAAATCACGGCCAAAAAAACCACGATTTTGTTTCTTGCCCTCCAGATCGCTGTCGACAATTCGTCCGCCTCGTTCATCATCCGCCACAGCTTCATGACTCGGAAAACTCGAAGCAAACGGATGCTCCGGAGCGTCATCAGCGATCGCGACGAGTTGCCAATGACAATTTCCAAGTAGCCAGGGACGACGCTTAGCAGATCGATAACCCCCCAAAAACTAAAGGCGTATCGCAGTGGGTGCCGCGAACAGATGAGTCGGAGCACGTACTCGATCGAAAACAAGACGGTCAACCCCCACTCGGCATAATAGATCGCCGGTTGTTGATTCCGCTTAAATCCTTCAACGGTTTCGAGAGAAACGAAAAAGATGCTCGCCAGGATCGCGACGAGCAAACCGATGTCGAACCATCGTCCCGCGGGGGTTTCCGCTTCGAAAATGACGTCATACATCTGCTGCCGCCACGGCGACGAGAGCGGTCTTTGGCTCATTCGCCGCCTTGCGGTTTTCACCCCATGCGTCGACGACATTTGGTTGGAACTGACCATCAAGTTAAAATCTGGCAACTCGGCATCAGGTGTCGATCAGGTCTTCCGGTGCCAAAATTGGGACCTCGTTCTCTTTGACCTCTTGAACTTCACGCCAAGGTTTGTTTTCCTGATAGCTTTTCACCTCGTCTTTCAATTGGTCGAGTTGTTCGTCATCGTCTTCATCCGCCATTTCGACGGCTTTGCTACTCCATTCGATCGCTTTTTCGAAGTCACCCGTTTCGGCGTATCCGGCCGCCAACGTGCTGAGAATGTGTGCCTGTTTGTACTCGGTCAATTCGCAGGCACGCAGTCCCAATTCGACCGCTCGCTTCCCATCACGAATCTCATCGGTTGGCGAGGTTGCTAAGACCCATGCCAAATTGTTTAGGATTCCTGCCAAATCAACATTGCTTTCATCCGCAAGTTCCATAGCACGTTCGTAGTCCGCAATCGCTTCTTTATGGTCGCCAACGCTTAGCAACGCATCGGCTCGCGAACGGTAGATTGCGGCGTTATTTGGATCACGATCGAGGACGCCTGTGAGCGTTTCGATTGCTTTACGAGGCCGATCGTCTCGGAGGTACAGATTGGCAAGTTGCAATTGTCGCTCGATACTGGCAGGATCGCGGGCGGCAAGCAACTTCATATCATTGATCGCATCGGCAAGCCGGCCTTCCTCCACCGCGATTAAACAGCGAACAAAGACGGTTTGATCCGCCTCGGCGATCTGCGGTGCAATTCGAATCGCCGCACGAAGGTCTTGTTTGGCCCCTTTCACGTCGCCGCGTGACAATGCGATTCCAGCTCGTTGTAACAGCGAAACAGGATCTTTGGGCTGCATCGCCAACGCTTTGTTAAGATCCGCAAGCGCTTCGTCCTCTTTTCCCTGCATCCGGTACAAAATCGCGCGGATACGATACATGCCTTCGCTCGGCTTCGCTTCCAAAGATTTGCTTACGAGCGCCAATGCATCGTCCATCCGTTCGCGGTCGATCAATTCGTTCACGGCGGCTTGAGCGATCAACTGGTTCCCCGGTTGTTCGATTAGAATTTGCTCGAGGTCGGCGATCGCTCCGTCGACATCATCTTTCTGCATTCGAAGCGCCGCCCGCGCTTGCAATGCTTCAATGTTGGTCGCATCCGCTTCGATGGCAGAATCGAGATCCTCCAGTTTCTTGTCGTCCGATTCTTGCGTCAGGGCACGTAGCAAATAGGCTCCACTTTGCTGTTCCGGTTCGTCACCAAGCAGCTCAATCGCCTTGGTCGTCGCCTCGGTAACACGACCGCGGTCGCCGTCGAGCACTAGGTTCAGACGAGCAATCAACAAATGACCCTCGACCAACGTCGGATCATTTTCAACCGCTTTTTCCAACACTTTCAACGCTTCGTCGCGCAATTCGAGTTGCCGTCGCCCGCGGACTCGCGTCATCACGGCAGCCAATTGTTGGCTTCGCTGCAACAACACACTACCGAGAATCTTCTTGGCAAATGCCGTGTTCTCTTGGTTGAGTCCTTTGGCGAGAGCCGATTCGAGCAACATCGAAACCGCTTCGAGTTGCTGAGGCGTTTCGGCATCAATGCGTGCCAAAACCGCTTCGTCAAAATCTGCCTGGCCCGGATCGGGCGTGAAGGTTGGCGACGGTTGGGTCGTATCGACCGTGCCTGATTCCGTTGTGCCGCTCTCGCTGGTCTGCTGATCGTCAGCGTTCATTTCGGT from the Novipirellula aureliae genome contains:
- the ispG gene encoding (E)-4-hydroxy-3-methylbut-2-enyl-diphosphate synthase — protein: MLAFMTIERNETRPVRIGSVHIGSRHPIAVQSMTATKTQDIDATVAQSEALRVRGAGVVRIAVDSEKDAAALAEIRKQTTANLAVDLQENFRLAQLVAPFVDKIRYNPGHLYHHQRDKSWQEKVGFIINQAKEHDCAIRIGVNCGSVDPEKKEKYDPSDSITPMLESALEHCEFVDSLGFDRYVVSLKDSDPRHVIEVNKRFAQRRPDVPLHLGVTEAGMPPDGIVKTRIAFEQLIGKGIGDTVRVSLTLPNDRKPEEIAAGKSIIEDIYAGRVRSVVVFDDTKLNIISCPSCSRVENEAFIDLAANVKEMTEYAKDYAITIAVMGCRVNGPGETDDADLGLWCGPTKVNLKRGTEALGAFGYDEILPKLQQELDAIIEAKR
- a CDS encoding ion transporter; the protein is MSQRPLSSPWRQQMYDVIFEAETPAGRWFDIGLLVAILASIFFVSLETVEGFKRNQQPAIYYAEWGLTVLFSIEYVLRLICSRHPLRYAFSFWGVIDLLSVVPGYLEIVIGNSSRSLMTLRSIRLLRVFRVMKLWRMMNEADELSTAIWRARNKIVVFLAVILVAVTISGSLMYHVETLTFNVDPDTGVTPDTQFTSIPQAMYWATVTMTTVGYGDVVPRTVIGKFISAALILLGYSLIIVPTGFVSAEIVGAKVNGLKSRRICQTCETSDHPDEARYCYRCGTPLGEFEESEAVNEG
- a CDS encoding tetratricopeptide repeat protein codes for the protein MNKQLMDRSRILRAANAAFIKNLCVSLAVFSFVLSFENMVAKAHPAEESTTVVDSDTEMNADDQQTSESGTTESGTVDTTQPSPTFTPDPGQADFDEAVLARIDAETPQQLEAVSMLLESALAKGLNQENTAFAKKILGSVLLQRSQQLAAVMTRVRGRRQLELRDEALKVLEKAVENDPTLVEGHLLIARLNLVLDGDRGRVTEATTKAIELLGDEPEQQSGAYLLRALTQESDDKKLEDLDSAIEADATNIEALQARAALRMQKDDVDGAIADLEQILIEQPGNQLIAQAAVNELIDRERMDDALALVSKSLEAKPSEGMYRIRAILYRMQGKEDEALADLNKALAMQPKDPVSLLQRAGIALSRGDVKGAKQDLRAAIRIAPQIAEADQTVFVRCLIAVEEGRLADAINDMKLLAARDPASIERQLQLANLYLRDDRPRKAIETLTGVLDRDPNNAAIYRSRADALLSVGDHKEAIADYERAMELADESNVDLAGILNNLAWVLATSPTDEIRDGKRAVELGLRACELTEYKQAHILSTLAAGYAETGDFEKAIEWSSKAVEMADEDDDEQLDQLKDEVKSYQENKPWREVQEVKENEVPILAPEDLIDT